Within the Salvia hispanica cultivar TCC Black 2014 chromosome 4, UniMelb_Shisp_WGS_1.0, whole genome shotgun sequence genome, the region TCAATTATTATAGGCCTAGCTCTTTTTTGTCTGCAAATAAGACATAAAACTGAAATATAGAAGGAGAAATGAACAAACAAGGGAAATGATATCAGAAAATGAAACTTAGTAGTATTGCTATTTCAACCAAATAAACACGAGCTAAAGATCTGGACGCGATGAGTGTGAAAGATCTACAGAACATAGAGCAACAACTTGACAGTGCCCTTAAGAACATCCGATCACGAAAAGAAGGTGAATAATTTCACTTCATCATTTCACATAATATCAACTTCTCCTGCTGTTTCTTTTCATTGAATAATTTCAGGAGCAGGCCATCTAAGAGCAAAACAACATGCTTTCAAAGAAGGTGACCTATTTCTCTTTGATCTCTCTATCTAGTTTTGTGGAATCCCTATAAAGTATAGGTGTTACATGACATAGATCAAACACAAGGAAAAAGAATTGGTACATCAGACACAGTGGGAGCAGCAAAATCCCACCACAAACACACAACCTCAATACCTCATGACATagatcaaatatatatacttttcgTGATCAGATGTTCTTAAGAGCATTGTCAAGTTGCTGCTCCATGTTCTGCAGATCTTTCACGCTCATCGCATTGCACTTTCTATAATAAGAAACACGAGCTAAAAAATGTAACAgagaaaaaattcacaaaGACAGTAGCATTCGTATTAAGGTCAAAAGTTACAAAGAGTGATGAGTCAAGTGAAGCAACATTACATCAAGCTCGGTTATGTTCTTTCTAAAGTTCTTTTTGTCTCTGCGGAATCGATGATTTCCGTTGAGTAACCTCCTGTGGCAACCAAACCAAGTGGTTTTCCATCCATGCTTCAAGGAGAAAGCTTGTGAGTCCTCCATACAATATGGACACACACCGTGTCCAGATATGCTCCACCCTGACAACATTGAACACGCAGGGACGGCACTAATAGTTCACATCAACGATGTGCATAGCTGGAAGTTCTATTTTCTTGATATATCATATGCAGGGATTCCTTCGGTCCATAAATCGGTGAGCTCTGCGATAAGGGGTTGTAGAAACACAACAATATTCTGTTTGGGATTCTTCGGACCGGGCACAATCACTGTGAGACACATGTATGGATCTTTCATGCACATCAATGGTGGAAAATTGTATGGAGTTAAAATCACTGGCCATAAAGAGTACTGCAAACCGGTTTGACCAAATGGCTGAAGTCCATCAGTGCTAAGTGCTAACATGACATTTCTTGATTCAGAAGCAAAGAAAAGATGTATCTTGTCAAAGGTTTTTCACGCTACAGAATATGTCAGATGAGACATCTCTCCTAGAGTCTGGGTGTGTGCTATGCATGCCATCACATGGATTGAGCGGTATTTTCAGATGCATACAAATGCCTCAATCTTGGGCCTAGAGGGAAATAGTGCATCAGTTTCAGTGGACTTATGCCATTACCCTTAAATCTGGTCTGACCACAAACTTTGCATTCAGTTCGGTTCTCATCTTCCCTCCAGTAGATCATGCATCTCTCTTGCAACAATCTATCTTGAGAACTGACACATCTAAGGTCTACATTTGTTTCTTGCACTTATAGAAGCTACTAAGCATACGGTTTGGTTTCGGCAAGCGCTCCTCCATAAACTGGCACAACTCGTCAATAGATCGTTGAGATATTCGATGTTCAGACTTCATAGTCATCAGTCGAGCATTTGTTGACAACTCGGAATAATCACAACCCGCCCACAAATCGGCCTGAATGCTTCTAACAAATTATAGAACTGTTGTGACTCGTTAGTCGGGGATTCTGGAATGTAAGTAGGCGGGACATATTGTTCGGAATGTTGCGCCTGGAAATGATAAGGCTCGTGACTGGCGCATTGTATACCATATGTTGGTATGGATTCGATGATGGATCAAAATGCATAGGTTCAGTCGGTGCTGAACTGGACGATGCTTCTACATCGCAATGAAATATCCAATCATAGTAATTTGGAGTAAATCCCGTTCTCACAAGGGGCTCTTTCATCGTatcattagaaaaaaattttgttattatcaCAACATGCACATGGACATCTAATTTTCGAACCATCCATATTAAAGGGATATACACAGCACAATTTATAAACATATCCAAGCCATCGATAAAATCACGATTAAATGCTCTGATGGGATACTTTCTCTCATACATCCACTCTCATCCCAGAATTTTATCCATTTCACTATCCTGCAGTATGAAATtgatataaatcaaaacaaatataataatattttcaataaattaacaaataaaaattacactattgatcatcaaaattataatcaagCGCACATGATGTGTGTGTTAGCACTTaagtaaaacaatttaaattgtgTTGCACTTTTAAGTTAAGGCCATTACTTGaacaaaaacattattttaagttattaAAATTGTCAAGTTTCTtattgatacgctcggatttcgcactgttttaaggccattatttagtccgtttttaatgtcaaaatcgcattacatgtccattatttgcatattttatacattttagtattttgacgtgttctgtgagaaatgtgcatatttgagccgaaaaagggagtcaaaacgcGAAGTCTGTAAATCTGGAGTTCCAGGCGGCGCCCGACGACCATCACtctgcagcggtccgcctcagAAATTCTGTGCATGAAACGAAGCCATGCCCGACGACCGCCGGAGGAAGTGTGGCGATCGACACAAACGATTCAGAGAGTCTGGATCGAAGTCTGGCGACCGCCGGCCGaagtgcggcggcccgccacgAAAAGCGGCGAAGCAGATTTAACCTAGATTTCTCTCCAAGATTTATCATATTGTgcagatcttttccttctaggTGAGAGGTGATTTTCCCCCTATAAATACaccctcaagcttcatcaaagtAGATCCTCTTTTTGCGACAtattctccagatagtaattgagttagTAGAGGATAGCCAGTCTATGTTTGTTTTCCCCGTgatcgatatccggtactgacctttagctatactattcctactctgtatacttacaggtatttatagtgctaataaaaagtgcatcacttATCTTGAGAAGTTTGGcatagaataaaaaaacagCTGCCctttgaaaaaataagattagATTGTCAATTACAAGAGTAAGTATATAATCACCTCATTATCGCACATGCTTGTTCAATATGGTAGAGGTACATGCTTGTCTATTATCTATGTAAACAtggattaatttaaatattgatagtttacttgattttttatagatttatTAAGCAGAAAATCCTTTTGATAAATACTGAATGAACTCTCTATATATAGTTCACCTTATACTTTATGTTGGCAATATATATCGGAAATGCATCTATAATTTGCTGAGCTTCATGGgcaatttatgataattagCTAATGTAACATTTTCATGGATAGATCCACAGTATATTCGTCATTggatccaaaaataaatcaaagtaaCTTATCCATTTTACTATCCTActgcataaaattaatataaattgaaacaaatataataatattttcaattaattaacatagaAGTTAGAGagaataactaataaataaaaattatacttttagATAACAGAAAGATAACGAGGCGAGGTGGCTACAAGCAAAGAGACTACTTTGATTCGAAGAAATAACAGGctaagattgaaaaaatttaggaaaagattgaagatatgaaaatgaaagaagtAAAATGAGAGAAGTGGGATGCAGATCTGATCTGAAATTTGCAATAGGTATTCCTAGTACGCTGATCATGCTCGGAATGTACACATTTTCTTTAACATTCCGACAACCAGGCTCGTGTGCTCGGAAAATTCCTAGCATATATTGGTGCTCGGAATTTTGTGCTAGGTGAacaccactttttttttttttttttatgttattgatgaaaattttgatatcgACCACTCCTATTCAAAACTGTCAAAGTAACAAATTATTGGGTTGAAATTGAGTAATAAAACCAGTATCCAATGTGAATACAGCCAATGACAAAACCTAAGGTCATCAGTGACAAAAAAACACTCAAAAAGCAACCCaacaaaaaacacacacacccACATTTGGCATTTCACACTCCCAAACCCTCCCTTTCTCTAAATCTGCATCTCCAATGGCCAAACCGCCCCCTCCACTCCACAAGCGGCCCAGCGGCCGCACCAACCTGGCTTCGTGCATCGTAGCCACCATCTTCCTCAtcttcctcatcatcatcGCCTGCATCGTCTACCTCACAATATTCAAGCCCAAGGACCCCTCCCTGACTGTCAACGCCGTGACTCTCCCCGCATTCTCCCTCTCCAACTCCAACTCCACCGTCTCCTTCACCTTCTCCCAATACGCCACTGTCACCAATCCCAACCGCGCCGCCTTCGCCCACTACGACAGCTCCATCCAGCTCCTCCACGCTGGCCGCCAGGTGGGCTTCATGTTCATCCCCGCCGGCAAGATCGCCGCCGCCCAGACGCAGTACATGGCTGCCACATTCTCCGTCCAGTCGTTTCCGGTcgagcagcagcagcagccagAGATCGGGGCCGGGCCAGGGTTCGGGTCGTTTCCGCCTTCGCCCACTACGTCCAGTCGTTTGCGGGTCGGGCCGAGTATGGAGGTGGAGTCGAGGATGGAGCTGACGGGCCGGGTTCGGGTTTTGCATTTGTTTAATCATCACGTGGGGGCCCGCGCGGACTGCAGGGTTTCGGTTTCTGTCAGTGATGGATCTGTCTTGGGTTTCCACTgttagtttctttttttttttttgctaattaattaattatagtagaTCACTTGTTTTGGATTTCATATGGAAATTATTAGTTTAGGAAACGGAGAAGCGAGAAATCTGGGTTTTGTTCCTCTTCGGGATTagcatttgaaaatataaacagAAAAGGTTTCCCGCATTAAGCCATTAACTAATTCATGTTTTGAGGTGGAAAAAGCGGGAATATACGCACATTTCTATTGCCCCACATTGATAAAATGCCAATGGTGGTTATTATAAGCTCCATTTTCATCTGATAAAGAGGAAAAAGGTCCTATCAATATAATTTATGCCAACGTATTTGAGCTATAAGAAGGAGAATGGTCAAAAGATGTGGACCCAATttaggtggtggtggtggtggggttGACAATCACTACCTATATGGAGTACTCATTTGTCTCCACTCCCTCGAATTACGAGATcctctccgtcccaagataagtgagcaCAAATTTTTTGGcacgaaatttaagaaaatgaggttttattactaaagtggaagtgaataaagtaagagagttaataaagtagagagaaaaagtaagagagttaataaagtagagaaaaaaagtaagagagaagataccaaaaaagaaaatgacttaTTATCTTGGAAgtcccaaaaagaaatgtgagtcgcttatcttgg harbors:
- the LOC125224410 gene encoding uncharacterized protein LOC125224410, whose product is MAKPPPPLHKRPSGRTNLASCIVATIFLIFLIIIACIVYLTIFKPKDPSLTVNAVTLPAFSLSNSNSTVSFTFSQYATVTNPNRAAFAHYDSSIQLLHAGRQVGFMFIPAGKIAAAQTQYMAATFSVQSFPVEQQQQPEIGAGPGFGSFPPSPTTSSRLRVGPSMEVESRMELTGRVRVLHLFNHHVGARADCRVSVSVSDGSVLGFHC